One Dialister invisus DSM 15470 genomic region harbors:
- a CDS encoding ASCH domain-containing protein yields the protein MSTMLLSIKPKYAKVILEGKKQYEFRKSKPKDGVDRIVFYASSPQKQVVGEATIDEILEGTPKEIWEIAKTAAGITKKFYFSYYAGKDKAIAYKLKDVIIYETPKALSDYGINQAPQSFVYLD from the coding sequence ATGTCGACAATGTTATTATCGATTAAACCTAAATATGCCAAGGTAATACTGGAAGGCAAAAAACAATATGAATTCAGGAAAAGCAAACCCAAAGACGGTGTGGACCGCATAGTCTTCTATGCTTCCTCGCCTCAAAAGCAGGTGGTTGGCGAAGCAACCATAGATGAGATTCTGGAGGGCACACCAAAAGAAATCTGGGAAATTGCAAAAACGGCGGCAGGAATAACGAAAAAGTTCTATTTCTCCTACTATGCCGGAAAAGATAAAGCCATTGCTTATAAGTTGAAAGATGTTATTATCTATGAAACACCGAAGGCGCTATCCGATTACGGAATCAACCAAGCCCCTCAATCATTTGTATATCTGGATTAA
- a CDS encoding type I restriction endonuclease subunit R, translating into MGRPEDSRVKIPALVHFTRLGYEYMSIKGKNRGVDYDEDTNIFYAQFLEALNKINRVSLSQEESFKIINELKIKLDNDDLGKTFFSLLKDGINGLRLIDLSDIKNNSYVVVTELPYENGDDNFRPDITILINGMPLSFVEVKRQNNREGILVERERMTRRFSNRIYRRYVNITQYTVFSNNNEYDDTDIEPIQGAFYASSNYGKMFFSKFREQRKEELSRSLLPIDDETELFILKDTNLLSIKGTPEYKSSISEDSPTNRIVTSLYTKERIMFLLQYGICYKETTDKNGIRHIEKHIMRYPQMFATMAIRDRLDEGIKKGIIWHTQGSGKTALAYSNVLYLRDYFQKQGKIAKFYFIVDRIDLASQAKAEFEARGLKVITVDSKEDFIKNISSIGEADKSGKIAFTVVNIQKFSAESVTKKANYNVNVQRVYFMDEAHRSYNPKGSFLANLMASDREAIMIALTGTPLIGEGYNTKDVFGPYIHKYYYNQSIADGYTLKLIREEIETTYRTQMAATLEQLEVQMGSIKKKDLYSHPKFVKEMVDYIVDDYKKGRSVLDSSIGAMIVCDSSEQAREVNAQLDRLNAYSHALVLHDEGSKQDRKDIQEDFKKGNIDILVVYNMLLTGFDAPRLKKQYLARMIKAHNLLQTLTRVNRPYRDYHYGFVVDFANIKDEFDKTNKAYFDELQAELGDEVENYSEIFKSHEEIERDLTDVKNQLFLYDTDNIVEFINQINGIDDKKTLLNLKEALENYKVLHNLIRLFGYDDLYVHFDVSKAIQMLNEVTNRINIINFKQNVENSEDMSSVLNTALDQIRFQFRKVKEEELVIADAFRNSLEKTRREIVDRCLDPKDPEYISLLEELKRVFKKKNIEELTTDEMKAVIEELDGLRKRAEKHNHEDQMLAAKYDGDVKYMRTHKRIMGNPPPIADALTVHSILMDVKRQADDTVSRNESVLDNQAFFIRSLQPAIISACKKRNTKVNMQQVQFIDACIAQEYFTERNWAS; encoded by the coding sequence ATGGGCAGACCGGAGGATTCAAGGGTTAAAATACCGGCGCTCGTGCATTTCACGAGACTTGGATATGAATATATGTCCATTAAAGGAAAAAATCGTGGCGTTGATTATGACGAAGACACGAATATTTTCTATGCACAATTTTTGGAAGCCCTGAACAAAATCAACAGAGTATCTTTATCGCAGGAAGAATCTTTTAAGATAATTAATGAGTTAAAAATTAAACTCGATAATGATGATCTGGGTAAGACCTTTTTTAGTCTTTTAAAGGACGGGATTAATGGCCTCCGCCTCATTGATTTATCTGACATCAAAAATAATTCGTATGTAGTCGTAACTGAGCTTCCTTATGAGAATGGCGATGACAATTTCAGACCGGACATTACCATTTTGATCAATGGAATGCCTCTGTCTTTCGTGGAGGTAAAAAGACAGAATAATCGCGAAGGCATACTGGTTGAACGCGAGAGAATGACGCGTCGGTTTTCAAATCGGATTTATAGAAGGTACGTAAACATCACCCAATACACCGTGTTCTCCAACAATAATGAGTACGACGATACCGATATTGAGCCGATACAGGGAGCGTTTTATGCATCCAGTAATTACGGCAAAATGTTCTTCAGTAAATTCAGAGAGCAGCGCAAGGAGGAATTGAGTCGATCTCTATTGCCTATAGATGATGAAACAGAGCTATTTATATTAAAGGATACAAATCTTCTCTCAATCAAAGGCACTCCGGAATACAAGTCTTCTATTAGTGAAGATTCTCCAACAAATCGGATCGTGACTTCCTTATATACAAAGGAACGGATAATGTTTCTTTTGCAATATGGAATTTGCTATAAGGAAACAACCGACAAAAACGGTATACGCCACATTGAAAAACACATCATGAGATACCCGCAAATGTTTGCTACTATGGCCATCCGAGATCGCCTCGACGAGGGTATTAAGAAAGGTATCATTTGGCACACTCAGGGTAGCGGTAAGACAGCTCTTGCTTATTCAAATGTGCTTTATCTACGGGATTACTTTCAAAAGCAAGGTAAAATAGCGAAGTTCTACTTCATAGTTGACCGCATTGATCTTGCTTCTCAGGCAAAAGCCGAGTTTGAGGCACGCGGACTGAAGGTAATTACTGTCGACTCAAAGGAGGACTTTATCAAAAATATTTCCTCCATAGGCGAAGCTGATAAAAGTGGGAAGATTGCATTTACCGTCGTAAATATCCAGAAATTTTCTGCGGAATCGGTGACAAAAAAGGCGAATTATAATGTCAATGTTCAGCGTGTTTATTTTATGGACGAAGCTCATCGAAGCTACAATCCCAAAGGCTCATTTCTTGCAAATTTGATGGCCTCAGATCGAGAAGCCATTATGATCGCTCTGACTGGCACTCCGCTAATCGGAGAGGGATATAACACGAAAGATGTTTTCGGTCCTTATATTCACAAGTACTATTATAATCAATCGATCGCAGATGGATATACATTGAAACTGATCCGCGAGGAAATAGAAACTACATATCGAACACAGATGGCGGCTACGTTGGAGCAGCTTGAAGTCCAAATGGGCTCCATCAAGAAAAAAGATTTATATTCCCATCCAAAGTTTGTTAAAGAGATGGTCGACTACATTGTAGATGATTATAAAAAGGGCCGTAGTGTTTTGGATAGTTCAATTGGGGCGATGATTGTTTGCGATTCCTCAGAACAAGCGCGGGAGGTTAACGCTCAGCTGGATAGATTAAATGCCTATTCTCATGCTCTCGTTTTGCATGATGAAGGGAGTAAGCAGGATCGAAAAGATATTCAGGAGGACTTCAAGAAAGGCAACATCGACATACTTGTTGTATATAATATGTTGCTAACTGGATTTGATGCTCCTCGTCTAAAAAAGCAATATCTGGCACGAATGATCAAGGCCCATAATCTGCTTCAGACATTAACAAGGGTGAATAGGCCTTACAGAGATTATCACTATGGATTTGTCGTTGACTTTGCAAATATTAAAGACGAATTTGATAAAACAAATAAGGCCTACTTTGATGAACTTCAAGCAGAACTGGGCGATGAAGTAGAAAATTACAGCGAGATCTTTAAGAGCCATGAGGAGATTGAACGGGATTTAACGGATGTAAAGAACCAGTTATTCCTATATGACACAGATAACATCGTAGAATTCATAAATCAGATTAATGGCATTGATGACAAGAAGACGCTCCTCAATCTAAAGGAGGCGCTTGAAAACTATAAGGTTCTCCATAATTTGATCCGCTTGTTTGGCTATGATGACTTATATGTTCATTTTGATGTGAGCAAGGCAATCCAGATGCTGAACGAGGTAACAAATAGGATAAATATTATCAACTTCAAACAGAATGTCGAAAATTCTGAGGATATGTCTAGCGTCTTGAATACGGCTCTGGATCAAATCCGTTTTCAGTTCAGAAAGGTAAAAGAAGAAGAACTTGTTATTGCAGATGCGTTTAGAAATTCCCTCGAAAAAACGCGACGTGAGATCGTGGATCGATGCCTTGATCCCAAAGATCCTGAGTATATATCTCTTCTCGAAGAGCTGAAACGTGTCTTTAAAAAGAAAAACATAGAGGAACTGACTACCGATGAGATGAAGGCCGTAATAGAGGAACTCGATGGCCTAAGAAAAAGAGCTGAAAAGCATAATCACGAAGATCAAATGCTGGCAGCCAAATATGATGGGGATGTTAAGTATATGCGAACACATAAGCGAATAATGGGAAATCCGCCGCCCATTGCGGATGCGCTTACGGTTCATTCAATCCTGATGGATGTTAAACGACAGGCGGACGACACTGTTTCTCGTAATGAAAGCGTGTTGGATAATCAGGCCTTTTTCATCAGATCGCTTCAACCTGCAATCATTTCGGCTTGCAAAAAGCGAAACACTAAAGTTAATATGCAACAAGTTCAATTTATAGATGCTTGCATCGCACAAGAATATTTTACGGAAAGGAACTGGGCTTCTTAA
- a CDS encoding ATP-binding protein, translated as MIFISGVHGVGKSYFCDMVKETTGIESYSASTLITQKKHSGFAKDKLIPDIDDNQQYLLQAVDELRSSGKNFILDGHFCLLNASGEITRIPYDTFTTLNPDAIILLMEKSEVIADRRKERDGIEASVQSIEDFQHEECAYAKEIATEIGSKLFISGGAGDLAQAIDFIKAL; from the coding sequence ATGATCTTTATAAGCGGAGTTCACGGCGTTGGGAAGTCCTACTTCTGCGACATGGTCAAAGAGACTACAGGTATAGAATCATACTCTGCCAGTACGCTGATCACCCAGAAGAAGCACTCCGGATTCGCCAAAGACAAACTTATTCCAGACATTGACGACAACCAGCAATACCTTCTTCAGGCAGTTGATGAATTGAGATCATCCGGGAAGAATTTTATTCTTGATGGACACTTCTGTCTGCTCAATGCATCTGGTGAAATAACCCGCATTCCATATGATACCTTCACCACTTTGAATCCCGATGCTATTATTCTGCTGATGGAGAAGTCAGAGGTGATTGCGGATCGTCGTAAAGAACGCGACGGAATTGAAGCCTCGGTACAGAGTATCGAAGATTTCCAGCATGAAGAATGCGCCTATGCAAAAGAGATCGCCACCGAAATTGGTTCGAAGCTTTTCATATCTGGTGGTGCCGGAGATCTTGCACAGGCGATTGATTTTATAAAGGCACTTTAA
- a CDS encoding helix-turn-helix domain-containing protein, protein MTGDFGKFINEKRLGRASDGGNILLKDIAQAMGTTATYLSDIIKGRRNPPEMGMLLKIADVLYLTEDERAEMFDLAGRERNEAAPDLPEYIMDENIPHVRAALRKASDKKLGDDFWQRVLEEIEKKG, encoded by the coding sequence ATGACAGGCGATTTTGGAAAATTCATTAATGAGAAGAGGCTGGGACGCGCCTCTGACGGCGGCAACATTCTCCTCAAAGACATCGCACAGGCGATGGGCACAACTGCTACCTATCTCTCGGACATTATCAAAGGCAGACGTAATCCCCCGGAAATGGGTATGCTGCTCAAAATAGCAGACGTACTTTACCTCACTGAAGATGAGCGTGCAGAGATGTTCGATCTCGCAGGTCGCGAAAGAAATGAAGCGGCACCGGACCTTCCTGAATACATCATGGATGAGAATATTCCGCATGTTCGGGCTGCCCTTCGTAAGGCCAGTGATAAGAAGCTCGGTGATGACTTCTGGCAGCGCGTTCTGGAAGAGATCGAAAAGAAAGGATAA
- a CDS encoding helix-turn-helix domain-containing protein: protein MAISYKKLWKLLIDKDMKKKDLQRVAGISAASVTKLGKNENVNTEIIEKICVALQCDVSDIMEMVDDE, encoded by the coding sequence ATGGCCATTAGTTACAAGAAATTATGGAAGCTGTTAATTGATAAAGATATGAAGAAAAAAGATTTGCAGCGTGTAGCTGGGATCAGTGCGGCATCCGTGACAAAGCTCGGAAAGAACGAGAACGTAAACACAGAGATTATAGAAAAAATCTGTGTGGCTTTGCAATGCGATGTCAGCGACATAATGGAAATGGTCGATGACGAATAA
- a CDS encoding HsdM family class I SAM-dependent methyltransferase — protein sequence METQIIMKRTKAMIDDLKTVCANYGLGNASSEYKIITEVFLYKFLNDKFLYEVRQADEGLKNSTNIEADLSAMDDESYDFLLASLPPTTAQLKKEHFISYLFNRKNTDKFNELFDDTLIDIANFNIDVFSVKTGSEDKIRLFDAISVFVTETNRRSDFCRAIIDKLVAFSFAEAFAQKYDFFAAVFEYLIKDYNKDFGKYAEYYTPHSIASIIAKIMVPDGAQNVTVYDPAAGSGTLVLALAHEIGEDNCTIYTQDISQKSNEFLRLNLILNNLVHSLGNVVHGDTLLQPEHLNKQKNGLMKFDYIVSNPPFNMDFSDNRDTLAGEKYKERFWAGVPNIPKKKKDSMDIYLLFLQHILFSLKDTGKAGIVVPTGFLTTATGIQKKIREKIISEKMLRGVISMPSNIFATTGTNVSIMFLDAQKQQDKVMLMDASSMGQKIKVDGKNQRTVLRDFEIEQIISTFNCEIETDDFSVMVSLDQISKNKFSLSAGQYFTFKLPYVEISEAEFDKEMQRLQIELGDELDAGAELNKEICAIMERLKWNQ from the coding sequence ATGGAAACACAGATTATTATGAAAAGAACCAAGGCGATGATTGATGACCTTAAAACAGTCTGCGCAAATTATGGCCTCGGCAACGCAAGTAGCGAATATAAAATTATCACAGAGGTTTTCCTCTATAAATTCTTAAATGACAAGTTCTTGTACGAGGTCAGGCAGGCTGATGAAGGCTTAAAAAACAGTACCAATATTGAAGCTGATCTTAGTGCAATGGACGATGAAAGTTACGACTTCCTTCTGGCCAGCCTTCCTCCGACGACTGCACAGCTTAAGAAAGAACACTTCATTTCCTATTTGTTTAACCGAAAAAACACAGACAAGTTTAATGAACTGTTTGATGATACGTTGATCGATATAGCCAACTTTAACATTGATGTGTTTTCTGTCAAGACGGGTAGTGAAGATAAAATAAGGCTGTTTGACGCAATCTCAGTGTTTGTTACTGAAACCAATAGGAGATCAGACTTTTGCCGAGCAATCATAGATAAACTGGTTGCCTTTAGCTTTGCGGAAGCCTTTGCACAAAAGTATGACTTCTTTGCAGCCGTCTTTGAATATCTTATAAAAGATTACAACAAAGATTTTGGTAAGTATGCTGAGTACTATACACCACATTCGATAGCCAGCATTATTGCTAAGATCATGGTGCCGGATGGGGCACAGAATGTTACTGTATATGATCCAGCAGCAGGATCAGGTACGCTCGTCTTAGCATTGGCACATGAAATTGGTGAGGATAACTGCACTATTTATACACAAGATATCTCTCAAAAATCGAACGAGTTTTTGAGGCTTAATCTGATCCTCAACAATTTGGTTCACTCCCTCGGAAATGTTGTTCATGGGGATACCCTTCTTCAGCCGGAACATTTGAACAAGCAGAAGAACGGCTTAATGAAGTTTGACTACATTGTTAGCAATCCGCCTTTTAATATGGATTTCAGTGATAATAGAGACACGTTGGCTGGGGAGAAGTATAAAGAGCGATTCTGGGCCGGAGTTCCCAATATACCTAAGAAGAAAAAAGATAGCATGGATATTTACTTGCTGTTTTTACAACATATCTTATTCTCATTAAAAGATACTGGTAAAGCGGGAATCGTTGTCCCGACAGGATTCCTAACTACTGCAACTGGCATACAGAAAAAAATTAGAGAGAAGATCATCTCGGAGAAAATGCTCAGAGGCGTAATATCGATGCCTTCTAATATCTTTGCTACAACAGGAACTAACGTATCAATAATGTTTTTGGATGCACAGAAACAGCAAGATAAAGTGATGCTGATGGATGCTTCCTCGATGGGCCAAAAGATCAAGGTCGACGGAAAGAATCAAAGAACCGTTTTGAGAGACTTTGAGATAGAACAGATAATCAGTACTTTTAACTGCGAAATTGAAACAGATGATTTTTCTGTTATGGTATCACTCGATCAGATAAGTAAGAATAAATTCTCTTTAAGTGCCGGACAGTATTTTACTTTTAAGCTTCCGTATGTGGAAATTAGCGAGGCAGAATTTGATAAAGAGATGCAACGACTTCAAATAGAATTAGGAGATGAATTGGATGCAGGAGCAGAACTGAATAAAGAAATCTGCGCCATTATGGAGAGGTTAAAATGGAATCAGTAA
- a CDS encoding restriction endonuclease subunit S has translation MESVKLEPLGKYIDIITDYHANGSYESLKDHVTLLDHKDYAVIIRTLNFERQDFRDELLYVDEDAYNFLEKSKVLPNDILMNKIANPGSVYIMPDLGCPVTCGMNLFLIRFNNQVNQRYMYYNMKNVEPYIKSFSHGTTTKTITKDDVRGIEVYFHSKPMQDSIANFLTLIDDKIQNNKNIIYTLSRTIKLLYDYWFIQFDFPDKDGKPYKSHGGEFIYSSLLKRNIPEGWTELSLGKRLTFERGVEIGSDNYLVEKQENSAPFIRVSDLNGSSEIYAKMDLLDGKLLAPQDICVSLDGTVGKVDYALYGGYSTGIRKVYDEKAEINNSLIFAILTSDYIQYVIEKYATGSNILHASEAVNHMDIPYSKEVYGQFQKLITPMFEKMIKVKLENEKLQNYKNLILPMLMNGQVIFGEDIRD, from the coding sequence ATGGAATCAGTAAAACTTGAGCCATTAGGCAAATATATCGATATAATAACTGATTATCATGCAAACGGATCCTATGAGTCGCTAAAGGATCATGTGACTCTGTTGGATCATAAGGATTATGCGGTTATTATAAGAACATTGAATTTCGAACGTCAGGACTTTCGTGATGAACTGTTGTATGTAGACGAAGATGCCTATAATTTTCTTGAAAAAAGCAAAGTTCTGCCGAACGATATCCTTATGAACAAGATTGCAAATCCCGGTAGTGTATATATTATGCCTGATTTGGGATGCCCAGTTACCTGTGGAATGAATCTGTTCCTAATCCGTTTCAATAATCAAGTTAATCAGCGTTACATGTACTATAACATGAAAAATGTTGAGCCTTATATAAAGTCATTTTCACATGGTACTACCACTAAAACAATTACCAAAGATGACGTTAGGGGTATAGAAGTTTATTTTCATAGCAAGCCCATGCAAGATTCTATTGCGAACTTCCTTACACTAATTGATGATAAGATTCAAAACAACAAGAACATTATTTATACGTTAAGTAGGACAATCAAATTATTATATGATTATTGGTTTATTCAATTTGATTTTCCTGATAAAGACGGAAAGCCTTATAAATCTCATGGCGGGGAATTTATATACAGCTCATTGCTGAAAAGGAATATTCCTGAAGGATGGACAGAGTTATCTTTAGGTAAAAGACTTACGTTCGAAAGAGGTGTCGAGATCGGTAGCGATAATTATCTGGTGGAAAAACAGGAGAATAGCGCTCCATTTATTAGGGTAAGCGATTTAAATGGCTCCAGTGAGATTTACGCGAAAATGGATCTTCTTGATGGTAAATTGCTCGCGCCACAAGATATTTGCGTGTCGCTTGATGGGACGGTTGGAAAAGTTGACTATGCATTGTATGGTGGATATTCAACTGGAATACGCAAAGTTTATGATGAGAAGGCGGAAATCAATAATTCCCTAATTTTTGCAATCTTAACTTCAGATTATATTCAATATGTGATTGAAAAGTATGCAACAGGATCAAATATCTTGCACGCATCCGAAGCCGTTAATCATATGGATATTCCATATTCTAAAGAAGTCTATGGACAGTTCCAGAAATTAATCACGCCCATGTTTGAAAAAATGATAAAAGTTAAACTCGAGAATGAAAAACTGCAGAATTATAAGAATCTAATTTTACCAATGTTAATGAATG